One window from the genome of Rufibacter tibetensis encodes:
- a CDS encoding sensor histidine kinase, whose protein sequence is MKLSTKLFAGFVLISFLFTSVAIVNYRLSEDVIANSKFVSDSQNITRTSATLQRSLIDMETGMRGFLLTGNETFLEPYHSAADLLPSQFNLLKIYMKDNPEQLKRIKEIEDLHHKWRNEFAELLIAEKKKEVAKGIGSRGITALEHGFLVLNEEGKRITDRMRIYFKNFNSIEYEVRTERNTRLEKSIANTRRISTTLTIISVLLGLGWAYYITRLISRRIMKMVNLADRISHGEYKTQIEDNANDELTRLSDSLNRMSSTIDKTFTELDSKNKELDQFAYVVSHDLKAPLRGIENASRWVEEDMGKELPPHIHEYLMMMRIRVHRMENLINGILALARIGRSRIEEEMVDVQVLLYEIIDMLNPPAGFKIHIPARLPVVEAARVELQQVFSNLISNAIKYHHDTSGNVTVSYEEQQDLHEFSVIDDGPGIEEEYHDRIFVLFQTLQERDAVESTGVGLAIVKKIIERRGGTIKVASTLGKGSAFTFTWPKFKLAEA, encoded by the coding sequence ATGAAGCTATCAACCAAGCTCTTCGCTGGCTTTGTTCTTATTTCATTCCTGTTTACCTCGGTGGCCATTGTCAATTATCGTTTGTCTGAAGACGTGATTGCCAACTCCAAATTCGTATCTGACTCGCAGAACATCACCCGTACCTCAGCCACTTTGCAAAGGAGCCTGATTGACATGGAAACCGGAATGCGGGGCTTTCTCCTGACCGGGAACGAGACCTTTCTGGAACCTTACCACTCTGCTGCTGACCTGCTACCCAGCCAGTTCAACCTGCTCAAGATTTACATGAAAGACAACCCCGAGCAGCTGAAGCGTATTAAAGAAATTGAAGACCTGCACCATAAATGGCGCAATGAGTTTGCAGAACTTCTGATTGCAGAAAAGAAGAAAGAAGTAGCTAAAGGAATTGGCAGCAGGGGAATCACAGCGCTGGAACATGGCTTTCTGGTGTTGAACGAGGAGGGCAAGCGCATCACAGACAGAATGCGGATCTACTTCAAAAACTTCAACTCCATTGAGTACGAGGTGCGGACAGAAAGAAATACCCGCCTGGAAAAAAGTATCGCAAACACCCGCCGTATCTCCACTACTTTAACCATCATTTCAGTGTTACTGGGCCTGGGTTGGGCGTATTACATTACGCGCCTCATCTCACGCCGTATCATGAAAATGGTGAACCTGGCCGACCGGATCTCACACGGCGAATACAAAACCCAGATTGAAGATAACGCCAATGATGAGCTTACCCGCCTTTCAGACTCCCTAAACCGCATGTCCTCTACCATTGACAAAACCTTTACTGAACTGGACAGCAAAAACAAGGAACTGGACCAGTTTGCCTACGTGGTGTCTCATGACCTGAAAGCACCGTTGCGCGGCATAGAGAATGCCTCCCGCTGGGTGGAGGAAGACATGGGCAAAGAACTTCCACCGCACATCCATGAATACCTTATGATGATGCGCATACGCGTGCATCGCATGGAAAACCTGATCAATGGTATTCTGGCCCTAGCCCGGATTGGCCGGTCACGTATTGAGGAGGAAATGGTAGATGTGCAGGTGTTGCTGTATGAAATCATAGACATGCTCAATCCTCCGGCAGGGTTCAAGATCCACATTCCGGCACGGCTGCCGGTAGTAGAGGCTGCCCGGGTAGAGTTGCAACAGGTATTTTCCAACCTCATCAGCAACGCCATCAAGTACCATCATGACACTTCAGGCAACGTGACGGTTTCTTATGAGGAGCAGCAAGACCTGCACGAGTTTTCAGTTATTGATGACGGCCCAGGGATTGAAGAAGAGTACCATGACCGCATTTTTGTGCTCTTTCAGACCCTGCAGGAGCGTGATGCCGTAGAAAGTACGGGCGTGGGGTTGGCCATTGTGAAAAAGATCATTGAACGGCGCGGAGGCACCATTAAGGTTGCTTCTACCTTGGGCAAAGGGTCTGCTTTCACCTTCACCTGGCCCAAGTTTAAGTTGGCCGAAGCTTAA
- a CDS encoding response regulator has protein sequence MSESQASILLVEDDYLDAMSVERELRKIKVMVPLHKAKNGREALAMLRGEPGTPKLTPTPNIILLDINMPKMNGIEFLQELRSDPFLSDVSVFIMTTSNEDSDRHAAQNLKVSGYIVKPLTFDTFNDGASSLDSFSLFLDLLKLKPQ, from the coding sequence ATGAGTGAGTCGCAAGCAAGTATTTTGTTAGTGGAAGATGATTACCTTGATGCTATGAGCGTGGAGCGCGAGTTGAGGAAAATAAAGGTAATGGTGCCCCTACACAAAGCCAAAAACGGACGTGAAGCGCTGGCCATGCTGCGAGGAGAACCCGGGACCCCCAAATTGACTCCTACCCCCAACATCATTCTCCTGGATATAAACATGCCTAAAATGAACGGGATTGAGTTCTTGCAAGAACTTCGCAGTGATCCTTTTCTTTCAGATGTGAGCGTGTTTATTATGACTACTTCTAACGAAGACTCTGACCGGCACGCAGCCCAGAACCTGAAGGTAAGCGGCTACATTGTGAAACCCCTTACCTTTGACACCTTCAACGACGGGGCCTCCAGCCTGGACAGCTTCAGCCTCTTCCTCGATCTGCTGAAACTGAAACCCCAATAA
- a CDS encoding ribonuclease HII — protein MLIANHSGKLLEVGLDEAGRGCLAGPVVAGAVVLPLDYFHPLLTDSKLLTAKQREQLREEICREAVYWAVAEVSPQEIDEINILNASFLAMHRATDMLNILPEYLLVDGNRFTPYKEVSHTCMVKGDSRFFNIAAASVLAKTHRDELMCALATEFPHYKWEQNAGYPTKAHRNAIREHGVSPHHRVSFRLLPEGETTVLEAAV, from the coding sequence ATGCTCATAGCAAATCATAGCGGCAAATTGTTGGAAGTAGGGTTAGATGAAGCCGGGCGGGGCTGCCTGGCTGGTCCTGTAGTGGCGGGTGCCGTGGTGCTGCCCCTGGATTATTTTCACCCTCTGCTCACCGATTCTAAACTGCTGACCGCCAAACAAAGAGAGCAGCTGCGGGAAGAAATATGCCGGGAAGCAGTGTACTGGGCCGTGGCCGAGGTGAGCCCCCAGGAGATAGACGAGATCAATATTCTGAACGCTTCTTTCCTGGCCATGCACCGCGCCACAGATATGTTGAACATCTTACCAGAGTATCTGTTGGTAGATGGCAACCGGTTCACCCCTTATAAAGAGGTTTCGCACACCTGCATGGTGAAAGGTGATAGCCGCTTCTTCAACATTGCAGCGGCCTCTGTTCTGGCTAAAACGCACCGTGATGAGTTGATGTGCGCCTTGGCAACGGAGTTTCCGCACTATAAATGGGAGCAGAACGCCGGCTATCCTACCAAGGCCCATAGAAATGCCATCAGAGAGCATGGAGTATCGCCCCACCACAGGGTATCCTTCAGGTTACTGCCTGAAGGGGAGACTACCGTGTTGGAAGCAGCAGTTTAG
- a CDS encoding DUF485 domain-containing protein: MNQHTQKPHEILESPDFKQLVKKRWSVSLILTFTMLVVYFGFLLVVAFNKQVLATRIGEYTTLAIPIGLGIILFAWILTGIYVFWANNHYDTAVENLKKKIK; this comes from the coding sequence ATGAATCAACACACCCAAAAGCCCCATGAAATCCTGGAAAGTCCTGATTTCAAACAACTGGTCAAGAAACGCTGGTCGGTTTCGCTTATTCTCACCTTTACCATGTTGGTAGTGTATTTCGGGTTTCTGTTGGTGGTGGCGTTCAACAAACAGGTGTTGGCTACCCGAATTGGCGAGTACACCACGCTGGCCATTCCTATTGGGCTAGGCATTATTCTGTTTGCCTGGATTTTGACCGGCATCTATGTCTTCTGGGCGAACAATCACTATGATACCGCCGTGGAAAACCTGAAAAAGAAAATTAAATAG
- a CDS encoding sodium:solute symporter family transporter produces MLLSLLLQASPSASTLGTANPVSIGMFFLFVAVTLYITYWAAKKTKTGSEFYAAGRNISGFQNGLALAGDYMSAASFLGIAGMVATKGYDGLIYSIGFLVGWPLIMFLIAEPLRNLGKYTFADVVAFRLRQRPIRIVSSVGSLMTIAFYLIAQMVGAGGLIKTLFGLDYEIAVLVVGCVMTLYVLFGGMIATTWVQIIKAVLLLSGATVLVLLSLAKFDFRPSFLLEAVSTQYGQEMLAPGGYITNPFDALSLGLALMLGTAGLPHILMRFYTVPDAKAARKSVFVATGFIGYFYLLTFLIGFSAMALVGKPAIESIDKGGNMAALLLAEQTGGTAFLGFIAAVAFATILAVVAGLTLSGASSISHDLYVHVFKNGVSNEKGEMKVAKRATVALGILSIILGLVFKGQNVAFMVGLAFSIAASANFPALLMSIIWKRFTTKGAVWSIATGAALSLILIVLSPTIMVDIMGYEEAIFPLKNPALVSMSGAFLMGIVVSLLQPEESAALKFESEKLRTYLGVGAE; encoded by the coding sequence ATGCTCCTGTCTCTTCTGCTGCAAGCCAGCCCTAGCGCCTCCACGTTGGGCACCGCCAATCCGGTTTCCATTGGCATGTTCTTTCTATTTGTGGCCGTTACCCTTTACATCACCTACTGGGCGGCAAAAAAAACAAAAACGGGTTCTGAATTCTACGCCGCTGGCCGAAACATTTCGGGTTTCCAGAACGGCCTGGCCCTGGCCGGTGACTACATGAGTGCCGCCTCCTTTCTGGGCATTGCGGGAATGGTAGCCACTAAAGGCTATGACGGCCTTATTTATTCTATTGGCTTTTTGGTAGGCTGGCCACTCATTATGTTCCTGATTGCCGAACCGCTCCGGAACCTGGGCAAATACACCTTTGCTGATGTGGTGGCTTTCCGCTTACGTCAACGCCCTATCAGAATTGTGTCTTCCGTGGGCTCGCTCATGACCATCGCCTTTTACCTGATTGCCCAAATGGTAGGAGCTGGTGGCCTGATCAAGACGCTTTTCGGCTTGGACTATGAGATTGCGGTCTTAGTAGTGGGCTGCGTAATGACCTTGTATGTGTTGTTTGGGGGCATGATTGCCACCACCTGGGTGCAGATTATCAAGGCAGTGTTGCTACTAAGTGGCGCCACGGTTCTGGTGTTGCTTTCCCTGGCCAAATTCGATTTCAGGCCTTCTTTCTTGCTGGAAGCAGTAAGCACCCAATACGGGCAAGAAATGCTGGCTCCAGGTGGTTATATCACCAATCCGTTTGATGCGCTTTCTTTAGGTTTAGCGCTAATGCTGGGTACTGCCGGCCTGCCGCACATCTTAATGCGGTTCTACACCGTGCCAGATGCCAAAGCCGCCCGTAAATCGGTGTTTGTGGCGACTGGGTTCATCGGGTATTTCTATTTACTTACCTTCCTGATTGGTTTCTCGGCCATGGCGCTGGTAGGCAAACCGGCCATTGAAAGCATTGACAAAGGGGGCAACATGGCCGCCCTGCTGTTGGCGGAACAAACCGGCGGTACGGCTTTCCTGGGTTTTATTGCCGCCGTAGCATTTGCGACCATTCTGGCCGTAGTAGCTGGGTTGACGCTTTCAGGGGCTTCCAGTATTTCGCATGACTTGTACGTGCACGTGTTCAAAAATGGGGTTTCCAATGAGAAAGGCGAAATGAAAGTAGCCAAACGTGCTACGGTGGCTCTGGGGATTCTTTCTATTATACTGGGCTTGGTGTTCAAAGGCCAGAACGTAGCCTTCATGGTGGGTCTAGCCTTCTCCATTGCTGCCAGTGCCAACTTCCCGGCCCTGCTCATGTCCATTATCTGGAAGCGCTTCACCACCAAAGGCGCAGTCTGGAGCATTGCCACCGGCGCAGCCCTTTCTTTGATTCTGATTGTGCTCAGCCCTACCATTATGGTAGACATTATGGGCTATGAAGAAGCCATCTTCCCTTTGAAAAACCCAGCGTTGGTGTCTATGTCAGGGGCTTTCCTGATGGGGATCGTGGTTTCCCTGCTTCAGCCGGAAGAATCTGCCGCTTTAAAGTTTGAGTCTGAAAAGCTCAGAACCTACCTGGGTGTAGGTGCAGAATAA
- the acs gene encoding acetate--CoA ligase, with product MDYRIKSFEEYRDTYQKSVEQPEEFWAGIAENFTWRKKWDKVLDWNFEEPNVKWFVNGKLNITENCLDRHLETRGNKLALIWEPNDPKERYIRFTYRELHEKVCQMANILKRNGVQKGDRVCIYMPMIPELAFSVLACARIGAVHSVIFAGFSHTAMSDRINDAQAKVVMTSDGLNRGAKQIPVKRVVDEALETCTSVEKVIVVDRVGWAVNMVEGRDVWYHEELQHVDKVCPAEEMDSEDLLFILYTSGSTGKPKGVVHTCGGYMVYTDYTFRNVFQYEESDIYWCTADVGWITGHSYLLYGPLLSGATSLMFEGVPTFPDPGRFWQVIDKFGVNIFYTAPTAIRSLMGAGLDHVLSYSLDSLKVLGSVGEPINAEAWHWYHIHVGKERCPVVDTWWQTETGGIMLTSLAGVTPMKPSHAGFALPGVQPLLVDQNGDEIKENEQEGYLCIKFPWPGMIRTTYGDHERCRQSYFSTYKNLYFTGDGAKRDADGLWRIIGRVDDVINVSGHRFGTAEIENAINKNRHIVESAVVGYPHDVKGQGIYAFVVCGDEAPGNPENLRAEVIETVVDQIGKIAKPDKIQIVSGLPKTRSGKIMRRILRKVAEGDTSNLGDTSTLLDPPIVDEIIQGAL from the coding sequence ATGGATTACCGCATAAAATCTTTTGAAGAGTACCGGGATACCTACCAGAAAAGCGTGGAACAACCAGAGGAGTTTTGGGCCGGGATTGCCGAAAACTTCACCTGGCGTAAAAAGTGGGACAAGGTGCTGGACTGGAATTTTGAGGAACCCAACGTAAAATGGTTTGTAAACGGCAAACTCAACATCACTGAAAACTGCCTGGACCGTCACCTGGAAACCCGGGGTAACAAACTGGCCCTTATCTGGGAACCCAATGACCCCAAAGAGCGCTACATCCGGTTTACCTACCGTGAACTGCACGAGAAGGTCTGCCAGATGGCGAATATCTTGAAGCGCAACGGTGTGCAGAAAGGCGACCGCGTTTGCATTTACATGCCTATGATCCCGGAGCTGGCATTTAGTGTGTTGGCCTGTGCCCGCATTGGCGCCGTGCACTCGGTGATCTTTGCAGGTTTTTCTCACACCGCCATGTCTGACCGCATCAATGACGCTCAAGCCAAAGTGGTCATGACCTCTGATGGCCTCAACCGCGGCGCAAAGCAAATCCCGGTAAAGCGGGTAGTAGATGAAGCCTTGGAAACCTGTACCTCGGTAGAAAAAGTAATAGTAGTGGACCGCGTAGGCTGGGCCGTGAACATGGTAGAGGGCCGTGATGTCTGGTACCACGAGGAACTGCAGCACGTTGATAAAGTCTGCCCAGCTGAGGAGATGGACTCTGAAGACCTGCTCTTCATCCTGTACACCTCCGGTTCTACTGGTAAACCCAAAGGCGTAGTGCATACCTGCGGGGGGTACATGGTCTACACAGACTATACCTTCCGGAACGTGTTCCAGTACGAGGAAAGCGATATCTACTGGTGCACCGCTGACGTTGGCTGGATTACCGGTCACTCTTATTTGCTCTACGGCCCACTTCTTTCAGGTGCCACGTCGCTTATGTTTGAGGGCGTGCCTACCTTCCCAGACCCAGGCCGTTTCTGGCAGGTAATTGACAAATTTGGGGTAAACATCTTCTATACAGCCCCTACCGCCATCCGTTCTCTGATGGGTGCTGGTTTGGACCACGTTCTGTCGTATAGCCTTGATTCGCTGAAGGTACTGGGTTCCGTGGGTGAGCCTATTAACGCAGAAGCCTGGCATTGGTACCACATTCACGTGGGCAAAGAGCGCTGCCCGGTAGTAGATACCTGGTGGCAAACCGAAACGGGTGGCATTATGCTCACCTCTCTGGCTGGGGTGACTCCTATGAAGCCTAGCCATGCCGGCTTTGCACTGCCAGGCGTTCAGCCGTTGCTGGTAGATCAGAACGGAGACGAAATCAAAGAAAACGAACAGGAAGGTTATCTCTGCATTAAATTCCCTTGGCCGGGCATGATTAGAACCACTTACGGCGACCACGAGCGCTGCCGTCAAAGTTATTTCAGCACCTACAAAAACCTGTATTTCACCGGCGACGGGGCCAAACGTGATGCCGATGGTCTATGGCGTATCATTGGTCGGGTAGATGACGTGATCAACGTATCTGGGCACCGCTTCGGCACCGCCGAGATCGAGAACGCCATCAACAAGAACAGGCACATTGTAGAAAGTGCTGTGGTAGGGTATCCGCATGACGTAAAAGGACAGGGCATTTACGCCTTTGTAGTCTGCGGAGACGAGGCCCCAGGTAACCCTGAGAACCTTCGGGCAGAGGTGATTGAAACCGTAGTAGACCAGATTGGTAAAATTGCGAAGCCAGACAAAATACAGATTGTGAGTGGACTGCCTAAAACCCGGTCAGGGAAAATTATGCGCCGTATTCTGCGTAAAGTGGCCGAAGGCGATACTTCCAACCTGGGAGACACCAGTACGCTGCTGGACCCACCTATTGTAGACGAGATAATTCAAGGGGCCTTGTAG
- a CDS encoding GNAT family N-acetyltransferase, translated as MNLDFEHDQDAQQFTALLENEDIGELAYALPDEDTIDFQHTFIEEEHRGKGYADQLIKHGLEYAASKGLEVRATCQAVASYLERHPQ; from the coding sequence ATGAACCTAGACTTTGAGCATGACCAGGACGCCCAGCAGTTTACTGCTCTGCTGGAAAACGAAGATATTGGCGAGCTTGCTTATGCGCTCCCAGATGAAGACACCATAGATTTCCAGCATACCTTCATAGAAGAAGAGCATCGTGGAAAAGGGTACGCAGACCAGCTTATTAAACACGGCTTGGAGTACGCTGCCTCTAAAGGATTGGAAGTGCGTGCCACCTGCCAGGCCGTAGCAAGTTATCTGGAAAGACATCCTCAATAA
- a CDS encoding LysM peptidoglycan-binding domain-containing protein yields the protein MGLFDFLKKGEEKPVQKPVAQPAAKPAAAAQPVAAQPAAAAQPAFDTYTVKSGDSLSKIAKNFYGDASQWHKIHQANLDKIKDPNLIDVGWQLKIPKA from the coding sequence ATGGGATTATTTGATTTTCTAAAGAAAGGGGAGGAGAAGCCGGTTCAAAAGCCTGTTGCTCAACCTGCGGCTAAGCCTGCTGCGGCGGCTCAACCTGTTGCTGCTCAACCAGCAGCGGCGGCTCAGCCTGCTTTTGACACTTACACCGTGAAGAGCGGCGATTCACTATCAAAAATTGCCAAGAACTTTTACGGTGATGCTTCACAATGGCACAAAATTCACCAGGCTAACCTGGATAAAATCAAGGACCCTAACCTCATTGATGTGGGTTGGCAATTGAAAATACCTAAGGCATAA
- a CDS encoding lipocalin-like domain-containing protein → MKMKIVSPATRLFTLVCLVLLSAFSFSCNKKTEAGGNSQMISGTASKIWKASRETTASGDKDKLTSDEKKEQIQFFANGNFTQTSESQSANGTWTYSAPNKTLSLTYANNNVSENFTVAELDEDDMKLQAPDGSTLTLKAE, encoded by the coding sequence ATGAAAATGAAAATTGTATCTCCGGCCACTCGTCTGTTCACGCTTGTTTGCCTTGTTTTATTAAGCGCCTTCTCTTTTAGCTGTAACAAGAAGACAGAAGCAGGTGGTAATTCACAGATGATTTCTGGTACCGCCAGCAAAATCTGGAAGGCCAGTAGAGAAACCACTGCTTCCGGTGACAAAGACAAACTCACCTCTGATGAGAAAAAGGAGCAGATTCAGTTCTTTGCCAACGGCAACTTCACCCAGACGTCAGAAAGCCAGTCTGCCAACGGTACCTGGACCTACAGTGCGCCTAATAAAACCCTGAGTTTAACCTATGCCAACAACAACGTGAGTGAGAACTTCACCGTGGCTGAGTTAGACGAAGACGACATGAAATTACAGGCCCCGGACGGCTCTACGCTTACCCTGAAAGCAGAATAA
- a CDS encoding UbiA prenyltransferase family protein — protein sequence MNSYWSDAWRLLRIPFSLFLMPIFWFALSAAPDISPWKAVAVFLILHLLVYPASNGYNSYYDRDEGSIGGLKHPPKVTESLYWLVLTFDVLAVVLSAFLSWFFAAMVLLYLLVSKAYSYEGIRLKKYPILSTIVVVVFQGAFTFAMVQKGMNVPEATILSTNNLLLALVSSLFLCGSYPLTQVYQHEEDSRRGDQTLSLKLGLWGTFLFAAGSLLIATALLFYTYWRRDENWHSLFFLIGTGPVLFVFTQWLLKVRRNPSAANFENTMRMNKVSSLSMSFSFGLILLWQLWKN from the coding sequence ATGAACTCCTACTGGTCCGATGCCTGGCGTTTGCTCCGCATCCCTTTTTCTTTGTTCCTGATGCCCATTTTCTGGTTCGCGCTGAGTGCCGCACCAGACATATCGCCGTGGAAAGCAGTGGCCGTGTTTCTGATTTTGCACCTCTTGGTTTACCCGGCCAGCAACGGATACAACTCTTACTACGACCGCGACGAGGGCAGCATTGGCGGCCTGAAACATCCGCCTAAAGTCACTGAGTCGCTCTACTGGTTGGTCTTGACATTTGATGTGTTGGCGGTGGTGCTCTCGGCGTTTCTTTCCTGGTTCTTTGCCGCCATGGTGCTTTTGTATTTGTTAGTTTCCAAAGCGTACAGCTACGAAGGCATACGGTTGAAAAAGTACCCTATCCTGAGCACCATAGTGGTAGTGGTATTTCAGGGAGCGTTCACTTTTGCCATGGTTCAGAAGGGCATGAACGTACCAGAGGCAACTATACTAAGCACAAACAACCTACTACTGGCCTTGGTAAGTTCGCTGTTTCTGTGTGGCTCCTACCCGCTCACGCAGGTGTACCAGCACGAGGAAGACTCACGCCGCGGCGACCAGACGTTGAGTTTGAAACTGGGGTTATGGGGTACTTTCCTCTTTGCCGCGGGCAGCCTTCTCATTGCTACTGCCCTTCTTTTCTACACCTATTGGCGCCGCGATGAAAACTGGCACAGCCTCTTTTTCCTGATAGGTACCGGTCCGGTTTTATTTGTGTTCACGCAATGGCTTTTGAAGGTGAGGCGAAACCCATCTGCCGCAAACTTTGAGAATACCATGCGCATGAACAAGGTTTCTTCTCTCAGCATGAGCTTTTCATTTGGTTTGATTTTGCTTTGGCAACTCTGGAAAAATTAA
- the rho gene encoding transcription termination factor Rho — protein MYNIDELKDSLLSELKEIAENLGVTNFKKLSKQDLIYKILDQQAVTPLENLPKKYKKTSRKADEQDTAAVAVEEAPAPAALEAEAVAPAPVAVQETLPFDAAPVQEAPAAPARPARNTAERPARAERAPAPAVREDRLRAPRALREDVREREQTRVEPREPRENRPEPRENRPEPRENRPQPRDFQPREPREPRENNAPREARESREPREQREFQPREPRENIAREPREQREPRENNTRENNNREPRENGQNWQNRREQTPNQNPNQNRPQQQQNNSVNYREFDGVIANEGVLELMQDGYGFLRSAHYHYLASPDDIYVSPSQIKLFGLKTGDSVKGTVRAPKEGEKYFALLKVDSVNGRTTEEIRDRIPFQHLTPLFPEERLKLTTRSSQYSTRIMDLFAPIGKGQRGLIVAQPKTGKTVLLKEIANAITENHPEVYLMILLIDERPEEVTDMARSVKAEVIASTFDEQAERHVKISSIVLDKAKRMVECGHDVVILLDSITRLARAYNTVVPSSGKILSGGVDANALHKPKRFFGAARNVENGGSLTIIATALIDTGSKMDEVIFEEFKGTGNMELQLDRKLANKRVYPAIDVPASGTRREDLLMDRDELSRVWILRKFMSDMNSVEAMEFLKDRMKGTKDNDEFLISMNS, from the coding sequence ATGTACAACATTGACGAGTTGAAAGATTCTCTTCTTTCAGAACTCAAAGAAATTGCTGAGAACCTCGGCGTCACGAACTTTAAGAAGCTCAGCAAGCAAGACCTGATTTACAAAATCCTGGATCAGCAGGCTGTTACCCCCCTTGAGAATCTCCCCAAGAAATATAAAAAAACGTCACGGAAAGCAGACGAACAGGATACTGCCGCTGTAGCGGTTGAAGAAGCACCAGCCCCTGCTGCCCTAGAAGCGGAAGCGGTAGCACCTGCGCCCGTTGCAGTACAGGAAACCCTGCCGTTTGATGCAGCCCCTGTTCAGGAAGCACCCGCTGCGCCAGCCCGACCGGCCAGAAACACCGCAGAGCGCCCGGCAAGAGCAGAGCGTGCCCCGGCGCCTGCGGTGCGCGAAGACAGACTACGTGCCCCACGTGCTTTACGTGAGGATGTACGGGAAAGAGAACAGACCCGCGTTGAGCCCCGTGAGCCCCGCGAAAATCGTCCTGAGCCCCGTGAGAACAGACCAGAACCTCGTGAAAACCGCCCACAACCACGCGATTTTCAACCAAGGGAGCCCAGAGAACCAAGAGAAAATAATGCGCCTAGAGAGGCGCGTGAATCTAGAGAGCCCAGAGAGCAAAGAGAATTCCAGCCTCGGGAGCCTAGAGAAAATATAGCCAGAGAGCCTCGTGAGCAGCGCGAGCCCCGGGAAAACAACACCAGAGAGAACAACAACCGCGAGCCCCGCGAAAATGGCCAAAACTGGCAAAACCGCCGCGAGCAAACTCCTAACCAGAACCCTAACCAAAATCGTCCGCAACAACAGCAGAACAACAGTGTCAACTACCGTGAGTTTGATGGTGTTATCGCGAACGAAGGTGTTCTGGAATTAATGCAAGACGGCTACGGCTTCCTGCGTTCTGCCCATTACCATTACCTGGCTAGCCCAGATGATATCTATGTATCACCGTCACAAATCAAATTGTTTGGTTTGAAAACCGGTGACAGCGTAAAAGGAACTGTACGTGCGCCAAAAGAAGGCGAAAAATATTTCGCTTTGCTGAAGGTTGACTCCGTGAACGGCCGTACAACTGAAGAAATTAGAGACCGTATCCCGTTCCAGCATTTAACGCCTCTTTTCCCGGAAGAACGCTTAAAACTGACCACTCGCTCCAGCCAGTATTCTACCCGTATCATGGACCTGTTCGCCCCAATAGGAAAAGGACAGCGTGGTTTGATTGTGGCCCAGCCGAAGACCGGTAAAACTGTATTGCTGAAAGAAATTGCTAACGCCATCACTGAAAACCACCCTGAAGTGTACCTCATGATCTTGTTGATTGATGAGCGCCCAGAAGAGGTAACAGATATGGCCCGCAGCGTGAAAGCCGAGGTAATTGCCTCTACTTTTGACGAGCAAGCCGAACGCCACGTGAAGATCTCCAGCATTGTGTTGGACAAAGCAAAGCGCATGGTAGAGTGCGGGCATGATGTGGTTATTCTATTAGATTCCATCACTCGTCTGGCCCGTGCTTATAACACCGTGGTTCCGTCTTCCGGTAAAATCCTATCTGGTGGGGTGGATGCCAACGCCTTGCACAAACCGAAGCGTTTCTTCGGGGCAGCCCGTAACGTAGAGAACGGTGGTTCTTTGACCATCATCGCTACTGCCTTGATTGACACTGGTTCTAAGATGGATGAGGTGATCTTTGAGGAATTCAAAGGAACCGGTAACATGGAACTTCAGTTGGATCGCAAGCTTGCCAACAAGCGCGTGTACCCAGCCATCGACGTTCCGGCTTCCGGTACTCGCCGCGAGGACCTGCTTATGGATCGCGACGAACTCAGCCGTGTTTGGATCCTGCGCAAGTTTATGTCAGATATGAACTCAGTGGAAGCCATGGAGTTCCTGAAAGACCGCATGAAAGGCACCAAAGACAACGACGAGTTCCTGATCTCCATGAACAGCTAG